In the genome of Lathyrus oleraceus cultivar Zhongwan6 chromosome 4, CAAS_Psat_ZW6_1.0, whole genome shotgun sequence, the window TAGAACGGTAGATTTAAAGAAAGTTAAGTCTCATATTAGTTTTCAGGTGAAGAGATTGGAAATCATCTTCTGAACCAATCTGGTCCATATTTTCGATCGAAGAATGGTGACATATTAGAGACGAATGTGGCACAATCCGCATACATAAAGAAATGTTTTTTTGAAGACTTTCTCAATCAATCAATTAGCATCTTCTGGAGTTAATGAATCAAGTCTAGTACCTTCGACCTTTCTTGCTAAATCAGATGGAACATAAACATTTAGAGAAGGTTCAAAAGTGACATTAAGTTAGAGTTGCAAGAGCCATATAGGACTAGAAATCAAGAAATTTTCATCAAAATTAGAAATGTTTTTTCGTTTAAGGGGGTGATTCCTAAGGATTCATAAAGACTATCTAGATCAATATGCTGGGACAAACATTTTACCCCTCATGAAGCTGGGTTGTTAAGCTTATGAACTTCTTGGCTACTTAGAAAGAACTAGAACAAAAACTGATGTGAGATAATCAGAGCGTGAGGAATGCAATATGCTTGTAGGCAGTAGTCAGCTTGATCATGATGGTCTTTAATGTATGCATTAAATCTAGGATGGTTGGAGGAGAAACTAGATTTGATTTATTCTTAAGATTATGGTCAAAAGTTTCACCCATTAGTTGAATACCAATTATGACAAGAACATCAAACAAGGTGGGAGTTATCATCCCATGAGGAAAATGAAATGTATTAGTCTAACCTTCCTAGAAATAAAGGGAAGATATAAGCATGTTAGCATTATAGCTTGGCCCAATTCTTGATAGTTGAATCAATTCAAGGATATCTTCATTTTTCTAGATATCCAATTTCTTCTTTTCCACTATATTCAGCCAATTGAGGTAAGTGTCATTGTTGGTGGAAGGAGAAGATCAGAATACACAACAAGGTTGTTCCATAAACCACAATTCAAAGCTCTCATCCTCAAATGCATGAGGTTTGTTGGTGGAAGGAGAAGATCAGAATACACAACAAGGTTATTCCATGATCCACAATTCAAAGCTCTCATCCTTAAATGCATGAGGTTTACAGCAAGGTAAACAAGGGAAGAAATCTTCCAAATTATTAAGTTTCATAGATATGTTTCATAAAGGATCCAAAAATGCACAAGTCTTACCTAAATTAGTGAAAGGAATCAATACTTAGGAAGTCCAATCTATGGCTTTTTCTCTTTCATTGGTGACTTCAAAATATAGGTATGATCATTGGAATAGATAGGAGCTTGAAGGGATTTGAAGTTGCTTTTCTATAAGAGAAGAGGAAACCATCTTTCTAGAATTTAAGGAGAAGAAAAGGTAAAGATGgatgttttagaaaataaaaaatttaggGTTAAAAAAAAGTGACATTTCAAAACAgaaggaagaagagaagaagtTATATAATTGTTGAAATGTGACTCTCTAGCATTTTAACTTTTTGACCTTAGTCATTACTAATTAATGATTCTTCTTTTATTTAATTAACGATTTACCATAACCTTTTTTTTCTTAGTAACCACTTCATTCAATATGCTTTTCCCCAAACACCAACTTTAATGTTCACCCAAATCATGTAAGTGTCATTGTAAAAAGGATTAAAgaatttaaaaacaaattatacCACAGAAACCACTATAATGAACATTTAACATCCAAAATTGCAGTGACAAATGGTAATTAAACTTGAGAGGCTGTCTAAAAGCAAGAAATTTCCATCCATGATTCTGGAATCAGTCAAAATACATAGCCAAGGATTAATAATTACAGCAGCAACATGTAAAAAGCAGTGAACCACTTCTGTCTTAATGAGCCGCTACCATCTTTGATATGTCTTCAAGAAGAATTTTTGACTCAGCAGCAAAGTCATCAACAGGGACAACTGCCCGTACTGTTATCCTTTGCCTCTTCTCATTGTTATACTCATTCTGAGAAACACTAACTCGTAAGAGGTGTGATTTCCATGCAGCCCGCTTCAATTTAGTCTGATAAGGATTTTCTTCTCCCTCCTAAACAGAACCAAAACAATCAACAAACTTAATGACAATGTGAGACATGCCGAAATGAGAAAAAGGTGTCCAATATGTTACCTGTGATCTAAGATTGCCTAGCTCATCAGCAGAGCACCCAATGAGCCTCTCAGCTTCTTCATTAAAGGCTGATATATATGTCTCGCCACTTTTATCAGTAACTCTAGCAATCATAATATATCTGAAAGAGGCAACTGAAAGGTTCAAATACTGACACAATATCATCTACAAAACTCAGATTACTTAGATTAGCTTATGTACCGTAAGTTGCACTCTTGATCATTTTTCTGGCAACTTTCACACCAATATCCAGCATCAATGCTCTCAGTAACTTTCTTATTGCAAGTCTTACAAGCACGATACCACATTGCCTGGTCTGGCTTTATGGAATTTATGCATACTCTGATACTAAAGAAAGCAGGCTGCTCGGAGTATCAAAAGACATAATAGATTAGAAACAGTGTCCAACTGTTGAAAAATTTGCAAGACTAAGAGTTTCATTGATCCCTCTTATCTAATAGTAACATTCAATGCTAGAAGGTACAATATTATAGTTTAATGGGATGCATTATTAGACCAGATAAAACAGAATTCTAATATGAATACCTTCTCAGCCCCCAAGGAGGGGTTGGAGGTTATGTGAGAGAGCAGAACACGGTCAGAGTACACTGATCTACCAGCATTGGAATTAATTGAGCCAGCGCTTAAAGCAGCCATTGCAGTATCCTTGCCTTCAGAGTCATACCTGCAGCCCAATGATGAAACAAATCAATATTATTAACATAAACATAGCATAATAAAGCAATAGTAATCCAGTGGAAATTGGTATACCAGCATCTGAGCTTCTGAGCTTCAGGTACCTCTGGATCAATCAGGACCAAACTTTTGCTTATAGCTGACAAAGAAACACCTGAAACAGAATGTATTTAACAATAAGATATGTGACTGATTTTAGCAACAATGCTAAGCATTAATAGCACCAGTTAAACATTTTAATACCTTGAAAATCTCCAACCTTCACAGATTTGATTGCAACCACTGGAGATTTATCAGCAATGTCCAATAACTCTTGACCTATGTTGGTTGCAAGATCACCCCACAAAGACACAACAACTGTCTTCTTGCTGCAACGTCAAGCATTGTAATTTTAATTGTCAGTATTACAATACAACAAAATGTAAAGCACTGCAAAAGAAATAGAGGCAGCCTACCTTTCATCCGCAATAGTAATGTCACGCTTGGGAACAGTCTCATTGTTGCTCTTCCTTCGAATGCTCATAGTTGAAGACACATTCTTAACAATTCCAACAACATCTTAAATCCACAACAAGCATCAATTAGATAAACAGCAAAAGAATAACAGACATGTACAGTAACAGCATTACTCTTTACAACACTCACCAACAAGATCAGACTTATTGACGTGAGGACCCAACTGATCAATTGGGACAAAATTGAATTTTGTCTCTGGAACAAAACTTGCTTCACTGGCAACCTCTTCCACCTCAGAATTTTCATTCAGTgtcatttcataatcattttgCACAGTTTTGAACTGTTTGTTAGCAACTTTCAAAGATCCTTTTGAAACGTAATAAACCTTTCCCATTACAAACTTCTCATAAAACTTCCTTGCCGCATCATTAAACATCGTTGCTTGAATCTGTGTACCCTATATATTTCAAAGCATATACAAAAATTAAGGTCACTCCCTAAACTTGAAAAGTACCACATAATTGAAAAATCAAATAAGTTAGTCACTCACATCTTCATCAGTTAATTCAACATTGAATACACATCCTTCTCCTCTAGCATTCCTATACGTACGCAAGGCACCTTTGCTTGTAACACTGACCTTGATTGTCCAACTACCCATATAAGGATTCAAAGAAACAAGAGGACGCACTCTACGGGTCATAGCCATTCTTGCAGCAGGAGCCGAACTGAAAACCCATTTAAGTTTAATAAATGATTCAAATAAACACTAAGCAAAAAAAAAAGACCCTAAATAAAACTTAAACCCTAATTTTCTGAATGAAAGAATATGAAGAGACAATACTCACTTTCCATGTTGCTCATGAACGATCTGAGCAGCAGATTTTGAAACAACGCTCTGCTTCGGCTTTAAATCTATACCAGATCCTTCCTTTGGCTTCAAAGTGATACCGGGTTGTTCACTTTTAATCTCCGATTCAAGCGCAGGAGAAACAGCTTCACACTTAATTACAAATAGATACCTACAACATCCCAAACAAAACAAATatataaaaacaaaaacataCACCACAACACGATGAATGAGAAAATCAAAACTAGTGCTTACTTCTCGGATTTATTAGGGATATCATTGAGAGTATATTCAAGGATTCGGATAAGTCCAAGGTTCTGAATCTTCCCAGAGAGCACCTCTGAGGACTGGTTCGATGGAAAAATTGCCTTCAGTTTCATCTTTCCATCACTAGCAGAGAACCTAATCCAAGATCAAACAAAACAGCAAATCAATAACCGAAAATCACAGATCCAAAACCAGAGAAAGAACATAAACAGTAATATTAAAGAAAAAACTAAGAGAAATCATACATGTATCTGTTTCCACTGTGTTTGAGATCGAGAACTTGAAGAACGATATCAGGCAGATCTGATGAAGAATCAGGACACGGATTTGCCTGCAAGGTAGAAATGGCGTTTGGGGTGACAGTTTTCGCCATTGGATTGAGGATGAAGAATAAGGGTTTGATGCAGAGTATGAAAATTAGGGTTAGAGAGTGAAGATGGAGAAAGAGGGAAATGAGAGTGTGTTTTGTAGTGTGAGTTGTGGCGGGAATTTGGCTTTGAAATGTTACGGCCCGCGATATTATTCATTCGCGTTTAGTTTTCAATTCACTTG includes:
- the LOC127073720 gene encoding replication protein A 70 kDa DNA-binding subunit B, with product MAKTVTPNAISTLQANPCPDSSSDLPDIVLQVLDLKHSGNRYMFSASDGKMKLKAIFPSNQSSEVLSGKIQNLGLIRILEYTLNDIPNKSEKYLFVIKCEAVSPALESEIKSEQPGITLKPKEGSGIDLKPKQSVVSKSAAQIVHEQHGNSAPAARMAMTRRVRPLVSLNPYMGSWTIKVSVTSKGALRTYRNARGEGCVFNVELTDEDGTQIQATMFNDAARKFYEKFVMGKVYYVSKGSLKVANKQFKTVQNDYEMTLNENSEVEEVASEASFVPETKFNFVPIDQLGPHVNKSDLVDVVGIVKNVSSTMSIRRKSNNETVPKRDITIADESKKTVVVSLWGDLATNIGQELLDIADKSPVVAIKSVKVGDFQGVSLSAISKSLVLIDPEVPEAQKLRCWYDSEGKDTAMAALSAGSINSNAGRSVYSDRVLLSHITSNPSLGAEKPAFFSIRVCINSIKPDQAMWYRACKTCNKKVTESIDAGYWCESCQKNDQECNLRYIMIARVTDKSGETYISAFNEEAERLIGCSADELGNLRSQEGEENPYQTKLKRAAWKSHLLRVSVSQNEYNNEKRQRITVRAVVPVDDFAAESKILLEDISKMVAAH